A genomic window from Pseudocitrobacter corydidari includes:
- the mdtN gene encoding multidrug transporter subunit MdtN: MESTPKKPTNKKAPALILVLVAIVVMVYVIWRLDSAPSTNDAYVYADTIDVVPEVSGRIVDMAVHDNQLVKQGDVLMRIDPRTYEANLAKAKASLEALDKQIMLMQRSVDAQQHGADSVEAAVAKARAAAAQATKTLQRTEPLLAQGFVSAEDVDRARTAQRAAEADLNAILEQAKQAASAVSGVDALQAQRDVVQADIALTELHLEMATVRAPFDGRVVALKTTVGQFASAMKPVFTLIDTNHWYVIANFRETELKNIHSGTPATLRLMSDSGKTFTGKVDSIGYGVMPDDGGMVLGGLPRVSRSINWVRVAQRFPVKIVVENPDEEMFRIGASAVANLEPQ; this comes from the coding sequence ATGGAAAGTACGCCCAAAAAACCGACCAATAAAAAGGCTCCTGCCCTGATCCTGGTTCTGGTGGCTATCGTCGTTATGGTTTATGTCATCTGGCGCCTGGATAGCGCGCCATCCACTAATGATGCCTATGTTTATGCCGATACCATTGATGTCGTGCCGGAAGTCAGCGGTCGCATTGTCGATATGGCGGTACACGATAATCAGCTGGTCAAGCAGGGTGATGTGCTGATGCGCATCGATCCACGAACTTACGAAGCAAACCTGGCGAAAGCCAAAGCCTCACTTGAGGCGCTCGACAAACAAATCATGCTGATGCAGCGCAGCGTTGACGCGCAACAGCACGGTGCCGATTCCGTAGAAGCTGCCGTCGCGAAAGCGCGCGCCGCCGCCGCACAGGCGACCAAAACGCTGCAACGCACGGAGCCGCTGCTGGCGCAAGGCTTTGTTTCTGCCGAAGATGTTGACCGCGCCCGCACGGCGCAGCGCGCCGCAGAAGCTGACCTCAATGCCATTCTGGAACAGGCGAAACAGGCTGCCAGCGCCGTCAGCGGTGTCGATGCGCTGCAAGCCCAGCGCGATGTAGTACAAGCAGATATCGCACTTACCGAACTGCATCTGGAAATGGCGACCGTTCGCGCGCCGTTTGATGGCCGCGTGGTGGCGCTGAAAACCACCGTCGGTCAGTTCGCCTCGGCGATGAAACCGGTCTTTACCCTGATTGATACCAACCACTGGTACGTTATCGCCAACTTCCGCGAAACCGAGCTGAAAAATATCCATAGCGGCACGCCTGCAACGTTGCGTCTGATGAGTGACTCCGGCAAAACGTTTACCGGCAAAGTCGACTCCATCGGCTACGGCGTGATGCCAGACGACGGCGGCATGGTGCTCGGCGGCCTGCCGCGCGTGTCCCGTTCCATTAACTGGGTACGCGTCGCCCAACGTTTCCCGGTAAAAATTGTGGTCGAAAATCCGGACGAAGAGATGTTCCGCATCGGCGCATCGGCGGTTGCTAACCTTGAGCCGCAATGA
- a CDS encoding MdtP family multidrug efflux transporter outer membrane subunit has protein sequence MTRHFSRLLICSLLGTTTLLSGCALIRKDGTPNAQIAPEQIKLADDIHLASRGWPQAQWWKQFHDPQLDALIAKTLAGSHTLAEAKQHEEKAQSQAELLEAGSRLQMAAIGMLNRQRVSASGFLSPYAMDAPRLGMDGPYYTEATVGVVAGFDLDLWGAHRSAVEAAIGAKNAALAETAAVELSLTTGVAQLYYSQQANYQMLDLQEQTRDVIDYAVKAHQSKVNQGLEAKVPWHGARSQLLAVEKQIAAVKGQIKETRESLRAIIGATEMPDLKPVALPQVDTGLPSSLSYELLARRPDLQAMRWYVQASLSQVDAARALFYPSFDIKAFFGFDAIHLEDMFKSPSKQINFIPGLRLPLFDGGRLNANLASTRASSNMLIERYNQSVLNAVRDVAINGSRLQTLNDQRVMQTERIDAARYTQAAAQAAYKQGLGSRLQATEAQLPVLAEQMSLMMLDTRRVIENIQLIKSLGGGYQAVNQK, from the coding sequence ATGACCCGACACTTTTCCCGCCTGCTGATTTGCAGCCTGCTCGGCACCACCACGCTGCTCTCCGGCTGCGCGTTGATCCGCAAAGACGGCACGCCAAACGCGCAGATCGCGCCCGAACAGATCAAACTCGCCGACGACATCCATCTGGCAAGCCGGGGCTGGCCACAGGCGCAATGGTGGAAGCAGTTTCACGATCCGCAACTGGATGCGCTGATTGCTAAAACCCTCGCCGGGTCGCACACGCTCGCCGAAGCAAAGCAGCATGAAGAGAAAGCGCAGTCGCAGGCAGAACTGCTGGAGGCCGGTTCACGGTTGCAAATGGCGGCGATCGGTATGTTGAACCGCCAGCGCGTTTCGGCCAGCGGCTTCCTCAGCCCTTATGCGATGGATGCGCCGCGTTTAGGCATGGACGGGCCGTATTACACGGAAGCGACCGTCGGCGTGGTCGCCGGGTTTGACCTCGATTTGTGGGGCGCACATCGTTCCGCCGTCGAGGCCGCCATTGGCGCGAAAAACGCAGCGTTGGCGGAAACTGCCGCCGTCGAACTGTCGTTGACCACGGGCGTCGCCCAGCTTTATTACAGCCAGCAGGCGAATTACCAGATGCTTGATTTGCAGGAGCAGACGCGTGATGTCATTGATTACGCGGTGAAAGCGCACCAGAGTAAAGTCAATCAGGGGCTGGAGGCGAAGGTACCGTGGCACGGCGCACGTTCGCAATTGCTGGCGGTAGAAAAGCAAATTGCCGCCGTGAAGGGGCAAATCAAAGAGACGCGGGAGTCGCTGCGCGCCATCATCGGCGCAACCGAAATGCCGGACCTCAAACCGGTAGCGCTGCCGCAGGTTGATACCGGGCTGCCGTCGTCGCTCTCGTATGAATTGCTCGCGCGCCGCCCGGATCTTCAGGCCATGCGCTGGTATGTTCAGGCATCGTTAAGCCAGGTCGATGCCGCACGCGCGCTCTTCTATCCGAGCTTTGATATCAAAGCCTTCTTCGGTTTCGACGCTATTCACCTTGAGGATATGTTCAAAAGCCCAAGCAAGCAGATCAACTTCATCCCCGGCCTGCGCTTACCGCTGTTTGACGGCGGGCGTCTGAACGCCAATCTGGCAAGCACGCGCGCCAGCAGCAACATGCTGATAGAGCGCTACAACCAGTCGGTGCTCAATGCGGTTCGCGATGTGGCGATTAACGGCTCGCGCCTGCAAACGCTCAACGACCAGCGCGTGATGCAGACCGAACGCATCGACGCCGCGCGTTATACCCAGGCCGCCGCGCAGGCCGCCTACAAGCAAGGCCTCGGCAGCCGCTTGCAGGCAACCGAAGCGCAGCTTCCGGTGCTGGCAGAGCAAATGTCGCTGATGATGCTCGACACCCGTCGGGTTATCGAAAACATCCAACTGATTAAATCGCTGGGCGGCGGCTATCAGGCCGTCAATCAAAAGTAA
- the mdtO gene encoding multidrug efflux transporter permease subunit MdtO — MKALDYLPLPLVKLLSFFHEELSEQRPGRLPQTMQLWAGCLLVVLISMTFEIPFVAISLAVLFYGIQSNAFYTKFVAILFVVATVLEIGSLFLIYKWSYGYPLVRMAIASLILIGCMFLMRTHKLGLVFFAVAIVAIYGQTFPGMLDYPEIVVRLTLWCIVVGLYPTLLMVLMGVLWFPARAIGQMRSGLCAQLQEAAARLTQPDSPVSDKQLERDALALQKLNVFCLADDADWKGHCAWWQTCVATVTYLRTTLNRFDAAAWANDPAVQALLATLATEINALCAAIRVGDAWRGDWQPDEQQLATAQRCGLAGVCQALIQLGKMDPDTPPAPAAKQPSMAADAWTNPAYIRYALKTLLACMVCYIFYSGVEWEGIHTCMLTCVIVANPSIGSSYQKMGLRFGGAFFGAIFALLFTLLVMPWLDNIVELLCVLAPIFLIGAWMATSSERSSYIGTQMVVTFALATLENVFGPTYDLVEIRDRAIGILIGTAVSAVIYTFIWPESEVRALPQKLAGALAMIAKAMRLPHTQGGAALSGYLQLRIGCHAAFNASEEMCERVALERHLPADERERLVSHSQAVIRQGREILNAWDKHPDAQSAAALADALDAYASGLPLNTSATPTLSPAARTISAAQHITLLPDWSNPPPPEAARAQGAMPQ; from the coding sequence ATGAAGGCGCTTGATTATCTGCCGCTTCCGCTGGTTAAACTGCTGAGCTTCTTCCACGAAGAGCTCAGCGAACAGCGACCGGGCCGCCTCCCGCAGACAATGCAGCTCTGGGCGGGCTGCCTGCTGGTGGTGCTCATCTCCATGACCTTCGAGATCCCCTTTGTGGCGATCTCGCTGGCCGTGCTGTTCTACGGCATCCAGTCCAATGCCTTTTACACCAAATTCGTGGCGATCCTTTTTGTGGTCGCCACGGTGCTGGAAATCGGCAGCCTGTTCCTTATCTATAAATGGTCTTACGGCTATCCGTTGGTACGCATGGCGATTGCCAGCCTGATTCTCATTGGCTGCATGTTCCTGATGCGTACCCACAAGCTGGGGCTGGTGTTCTTCGCCGTGGCGATTGTGGCGATTTACGGGCAAACCTTTCCGGGGATGCTCGATTACCCGGAAATCGTGGTGCGCCTGACGTTGTGGTGCATCGTGGTCGGGCTATACCCAACGCTACTGATGGTGCTGATGGGTGTGCTGTGGTTTCCGGCGCGGGCGATTGGCCAGATGCGCAGCGGGCTTTGCGCACAATTGCAGGAAGCCGCAGCACGATTAACACAGCCTGATTCACCGGTCAGTGACAAACAGCTTGAGCGCGATGCACTGGCGCTGCAAAAACTGAACGTTTTCTGTCTGGCGGATGACGCCGACTGGAAAGGCCATTGCGCCTGGTGGCAAACCTGCGTGGCGACCGTCACCTATCTGCGCACCACGCTGAACCGTTTTGATGCCGCCGCCTGGGCGAATGACCCGGCGGTACAGGCGTTGCTGGCGACACTTGCCACAGAAATAAATGCGCTGTGCGCGGCCATTCGCGTCGGTGATGCGTGGCGCGGAGACTGGCAACCAGACGAACAACAGCTTGCCACCGCGCAGCGTTGCGGCCTGGCGGGTGTGTGTCAGGCGCTGATTCAGCTTGGCAAAATGGACCCGGATACTCCGCCTGCGCCTGCGGCAAAACAGCCGTCGATGGCCGCCGATGCCTGGACTAACCCGGCCTACATCCGCTATGCCCTGAAAACGCTGCTGGCGTGCATGGTTTGCTACATCTTTTACTCCGGCGTCGAGTGGGAAGGCATTCATACCTGTATGCTCACCTGCGTGATTGTCGCAAACCCCAGCATCGGTTCCTCTTATCAGAAAATGGGCCTGCGCTTCGGCGGCGCGTTCTTCGGCGCGATTTTTGCCCTGCTGTTTACTCTGCTGGTGATGCCGTGGCTGGATAACATCGTCGAGCTGCTGTGCGTGCTGGCGCCGATTTTCCTCATCGGTGCATGGATGGCGACCAGTTCAGAACGCTCGTCTTACATCGGCACACAAATGGTGGTCACCTTTGCACTGGCAACGCTCGAAAACGTGTTCGGCCCAACCTATGACCTGGTAGAAATCCGCGACCGCGCGATCGGTATTCTGATTGGCACCGCAGTATCGGCGGTGATTTACACCTTCATTTGGCCCGAAAGCGAAGTCCGCGCGCTGCCACAAAAGCTGGCGGGTGCGCTGGCAATGATCGCCAAAGCAATGCGCCTGCCGCATACCCAGGGCGGCGCGGCCCTCAGCGGCTATCTGCAACTGCGCATCGGCTGCCACGCGGCATTTAACGCCAGTGAAGAGATGTGCGAGCGCGTCGCGCTGGAGCGCCATCTTCCCGCTGATGAACGTGAACGGCTGGTGAGCCACAGCCAGGCGGTGATCCGCCAGGGGCGAGAAATCCTCAACGCGTGGGATAAGCATCCCGATGCGCAAAGCGCCGCTGCGCTTGCCGACGCGCTGGACGCCTACGCCAGCGGGCTGCCGTTGAACACCAGCGCCACACCGACATTGAGCCCGGCTGCGCGCACAATCTCCGCCGCGCAGCACATCACTCTTTTACCCGACTGGAGCAACCCGCCGCCCCCAGAGGCCGCGCGGGCGCAAGGAGCCATGCCACAATGA
- a CDS encoding YtcA family lipoprotein, producing the protein MDRFFSFSGKLILLPLFLLSGCTFSPAIPLIGAYYPGWLFCIIGGVILTLIVRRILIRTNSTPHLGYPGLAYTALFALFSMLLWLAFF; encoded by the coding sequence ATGGACAGGTTTTTTTCTTTTTCAGGCAAGTTGATCCTGCTTCCCCTGTTTCTGCTGTCAGGATGCACCTTTTCACCGGCAATACCGTTGATTGGCGCTTATTACCCCGGCTGGCTTTTTTGTATTATTGGCGGCGTCATTCTGACGCTTATCGTCCGCCGCATCCTTATTCGCACGAACAGCACGCCGCATCTGGGCTACCCAGGGCTGGCCTACACCGCGCTATTCGCCCTTTTCTCCATGCTGTTATGGCTGGCCTTCTTTTAA